From Scomber scombrus chromosome 6, fScoSco1.1, whole genome shotgun sequence, the proteins below share one genomic window:
- the ube2na gene encoding ubiquitin-conjugating enzyme E2Na, with translation MAGLPRRIIKETQRLLAEPVPGISAEPDEGNARYFHVVIAGPQDSPFEGGTFKLELFLPEEYPMAAPKVRFMTKIYHPNVDKLGRICLDILKDKWSPALQIRTVLLSIQALLSAPNPDDPLANDVAEKWKSSEAEAIETAKSWTRLYAGNKNEV, from the exons ATGGCAGGACTTCCCCGCAGGATCATTAAG GAAACTCAGCGTTTGCTTGCAGAGCCTGTCCCAGGCATCAGCGCAGAGCCAGATGAGGGCAATGCCCGCTACTTCCACGTGGTCATCGCCGGACCTCAGGACTCTCCTTTTGAGGGGGGCACTTTTAAACTTGAACTCTTTTTACCAGAGGAATATCCCATGGCAGCTCCTAAAGTACGCTTCATGACCAAAATATATCATCCCAATGTAGACAAGCTGGGAAGAATATGTCTAGACATCTTGAAAG ATAAATGGTCACCAGCTCTGCAGATTCGTACTGTGCTGCTATCAATCCAGGCGTTACTAAGTGCACCAAACCCTGATGATCCTCTAGCGAATGATGTTGCAGAGAAGTGGAAGTCCAGTGAAGCTGAAGCCATAGAGACAG CCAAGTCATGGACCAGGCTTTATGCTGGAAACAAAAATGAAGTGTAG